The following proteins come from a genomic window of Brevibacillus antibioticus:
- a CDS encoding YpuI family protein has product MSATHLKQLCEETYTKLKKVSMEVERFLNQVTLAGLVSGSGDPEEFETYYRNYLSDLRHLLVYCENAYERLGVSLRRARFHEEFAEEVLYQVYHTCINNFYYPKGEVYEEDGRLAYTGQDCIIFRKQVVPELQQLTLTLSRVFEQMRNDLQYYETDYIAKKQMQQEKARA; this is encoded by the coding sequence ATGTCAGCGACTCATCTAAAGCAATTGTGCGAGGAGACGTACACCAAGTTGAAAAAGGTCAGCATGGAAGTGGAACGTTTTTTGAATCAGGTTACCTTAGCTGGTCTCGTATCCGGGTCAGGTGATCCTGAAGAATTTGAAACGTATTACCGTAACTATCTTTCCGACTTGCGCCACCTTTTGGTCTACTGCGAAAATGCGTACGAAAGGCTGGGAGTATCACTCCGACGCGCACGATTCCATGAGGAGTTTGCCGAAGAAGTATTGTATCAGGTATACCATACCTGTATAAATAACTTCTACTATCCCAAAGGTGAGGTTTACGAAGAAGATGGGCGGTTGGCCTATACGGGTCAGGACTGCATCATTTTCCGCAAGCAGGTAGTCCCTGAGTTGCAGCAGTTGACCTTAACACTGTCCAGAGTGTTTGAACAGATGCGTAATGATTTGCAGTATTACGAGACAGACTACATTGCGAAAAAACAAATGCAACAAGAAAAAGCACGAGCTTAA
- a CDS encoding ABC transporter permease — MVNSFSHLFWSEWKNLFANKTIRNILFLVPLIYLTMFGFLYSEKKVMEIPTVMVDADQTELSRELYRAFEVDHTFQITSIVGTEEEAMKLVDKGEANIALIIPAGLEKDVKAGREAEVLTVIDGSNIMISNTAVRAASTAIKSVSAGTTLKKMEAIGGWGEKGKNMFTGIDYRYRVLYNPTFSYLSFMVFGLAGTVLQQVLFLGIVLSVAQQKEEGTWRDTLSRHSFFAITASKLLPYFLAGTLNMFLAFTLMLKGFVIPYYGSTFDLMLLATMFNLAVLAIGYAISFVSSSQLQATQIGMMIAVPSFMLSGYTWPLMSMPTGIAAIAKSLPLTYFLDGVREILTKGHGLSAVMDDFMVLGFMTLIGLFAAYVIYLLQIRKIKEKVREQTAV, encoded by the coding sequence GTGGTGAATAGTTTCTCTCACCTGTTCTGGAGCGAATGGAAAAATCTTTTTGCAAACAAAACCATTCGTAATATTCTCTTCCTCGTTCCGTTGATTTATCTGACAATGTTCGGCTTTCTGTACAGTGAGAAAAAAGTGATGGAGATCCCTACTGTGATGGTGGATGCCGATCAAACCGAATTGAGTCGTGAGCTCTATCGCGCCTTTGAGGTGGATCATACCTTTCAGATCACGTCTATTGTAGGGACAGAAGAAGAAGCAATGAAGTTGGTTGATAAGGGCGAAGCAAATATCGCCCTGATCATTCCTGCTGGATTAGAAAAGGATGTGAAGGCTGGGAGAGAGGCAGAGGTTCTGACTGTTATCGACGGCAGTAACATCATGATTTCGAATACGGCAGTTCGAGCAGCGAGTACAGCGATTAAGTCTGTTTCCGCAGGAACCACACTGAAGAAGATGGAAGCAATTGGCGGTTGGGGAGAAAAAGGGAAAAACATGTTTACGGGTATCGACTATCGATACAGAGTGTTGTATAACCCGACCTTCAGCTATCTGTCCTTCATGGTATTCGGTCTTGCAGGTACAGTGCTTCAGCAAGTGCTGTTCCTAGGAATCGTATTGTCAGTTGCCCAACAAAAAGAAGAGGGTACCTGGAGGGATACACTCTCTCGACATAGCTTCTTCGCGATCACAGCGAGCAAATTGTTGCCGTACTTTCTGGCAGGAACGCTCAATATGTTCCTGGCGTTTACACTGATGTTAAAAGGTTTTGTTATCCCTTATTACGGTAGCACGTTTGACCTAATGTTACTGGCTACCATGTTTAACTTGGCGGTATTGGCTATCGGTTATGCCATCTCCTTTGTGTCCAGCAGCCAGCTCCAAGCTACTCAGATCGGGATGATGATTGCCGTACCTTCTTTCATGCTATCGGGCTATACATGGCCACTCATGTCGATGCCAACAGGGATTGCTGCGATTGCAAAATCTTTGCCGCTGACCTATTTCTTGGATGGTGTCAGGGAAATTTTGACGAAGGGACACGGGCTGTCAGCTGTCATGGACGACTTTATGGTCCTCGGTTTCATGACACTCATCGGGTTGTTCGCAGCCTATGTCATTTATCTGTTGCAGATAAGGAAAATAAAGGAAAAAGTTAGAGAGCAAACGGCGGTATAA
- a CDS encoding HlyD family secretion protein: MNKRTWIGVGSFVVSIAVLGTVLFGSNVSSMAGKNTTKLAGVIEGTEVDLSFKMGGSIEQLSLKEGDEVKAGQVVATLSSEEILAKKEQAEAAYKLSLVRLDQAKKGVSVTDNSSNAQVDQAKAAVNSAQAQLDANRNGARSEEITQIKAKLQAAQTSNQIAATNLERMKKLMAEGAVPQVKVEEAQMQAEKAQAEFKAAEEQLKMAQTGSRKEQVDAAQAQLDQAKAAYNQAVAGRGQVGLKELDVKSAEANVMQAKGALAEMEAYVNNTKLTAPVDGIVKAVAVQKGELVSQGFTVLTIQTKSDNYIKFYVNEYMLANVKTGDQVKLFVPALNREVDAKVVTVAPAADFAVKKATQELGDRDIRSFQVKLLVSDSELRPGLTVEWQLEGAGSGE, translated from the coding sequence ATGAACAAACGTACATGGATCGGTGTAGGTAGCTTTGTAGTCAGCATTGCAGTACTTGGAACCGTATTGTTTGGTTCGAATGTGAGTAGCATGGCTGGTAAAAATACAACGAAATTAGCAGGTGTAATCGAGGGAACAGAGGTAGACCTCTCTTTTAAAATGGGAGGTTCCATCGAACAGCTCTCCCTAAAAGAAGGAGACGAAGTAAAAGCAGGTCAAGTAGTTGCCACGCTAAGCAGCGAGGAAATTCTTGCGAAGAAAGAACAGGCTGAAGCTGCTTACAAGCTCTCACTCGTCAGACTTGATCAGGCGAAAAAAGGGGTATCAGTGACAGATAACTCCAGCAATGCCCAAGTCGACCAAGCAAAAGCAGCAGTCAACTCGGCGCAAGCGCAGCTTGACGCGAACAGAAATGGAGCGCGTTCGGAAGAAATTACGCAGATCAAAGCGAAATTACAAGCAGCACAAACTTCGAATCAAATTGCCGCGACGAATTTGGAAAGAATGAAAAAATTAATGGCAGAAGGTGCCGTCCCACAAGTGAAAGTGGAAGAGGCGCAGATGCAGGCAGAAAAGGCACAAGCGGAATTTAAAGCAGCAGAAGAACAGTTGAAAATGGCTCAAACGGGATCGCGCAAAGAGCAGGTCGATGCTGCACAAGCACAACTGGATCAAGCAAAAGCTGCATACAACCAAGCCGTAGCTGGGAGAGGTCAAGTAGGCTTGAAGGAGCTGGATGTGAAATCCGCAGAAGCGAACGTCATGCAGGCAAAAGGTGCGCTGGCAGAAATGGAAGCCTATGTGAACAACACCAAGCTGACAGCTCCAGTAGACGGTATTGTAAAAGCAGTTGCCGTTCAAAAGGGAGAGCTGGTTTCGCAAGGCTTTACCGTCTTGACGATCCAAACGAAATCAGATAACTATATCAAATTTTATGTGAATGAATATATGCTCGCGAATGTGAAAACAGGCGATCAAGTGAAATTGTTTGTACCAGCCCTGAACAGAGAAGTAGACGCTAAAGTGGTTACTGTAGCTCCTGCTGCTGACTTTGCCGTAAAAAAAGCGACACAAGAACTTGGTGATCGTGACATTCGTTCCTTCCAGGTGAAGCTGCTGGTGTCCGATTCGGAATTGCGTCCAGGCCTGACGGTTGAGTGGCAACTTGAAGGAGCTGGTAGTGGTGAATAG
- a CDS encoding TetR/AcrR family transcriptional regulator, which produces MAPSKKDQIANGALTAFAQLGYSETTMDAIAEMAQVAKGTLYYHFSTKEELFLYVIEKGVKMLIYHVDHVMQNEELSLEDRILNVLDEHLRFFSENQDLCFLLLSAFSGDGQRDRMVGNLLGGYFSTMESHMVELQQQGYIRADIEIRTLASALFGMVGFTVLRKQFRKEPVNSAADKQTLRYMLSGMFQNNV; this is translated from the coding sequence ATGGCACCATCTAAAAAAGATCAAATTGCGAATGGAGCTTTAACCGCATTTGCCCAATTGGGTTATAGCGAAACGACCATGGATGCAATCGCGGAAATGGCACAGGTGGCAAAAGGAACACTCTATTATCACTTTTCCACAAAGGAAGAGCTGTTTTTGTACGTGATAGAAAAAGGCGTGAAGATGCTGATCTACCATGTAGATCATGTGATGCAGAATGAAGAGCTTTCCTTGGAGGATCGCATTCTGAATGTGCTGGATGAGCATCTTCGCTTCTTTTCCGAGAATCAAGATTTGTGTTTCCTGTTGCTGAGTGCGTTCTCGGGAGATGGGCAGCGTGACAGGATGGTTGGCAATCTGCTAGGTGGCTATTTCAGCACAATGGAGTCACACATGGTGGAATTGCAGCAGCAGGGGTATATCCGGGCGGATATCGAGATTCGCACACTTGCTTCCGCGTTGTTTGGCATGGTTGGTTTTACCGTACTTCGCAAGCAATTTCGCAAAGAGCCAGTGAACAGTGCCGCAGATAAACAGACGCTTCGTTATATGCTTTCAGGAATGTTTCAAAATAACGTCTAG
- a CDS encoding BTAD domain-containing putative transcriptional regulator: MIPIHIPISKITPPGQKPYVLRRPALAKKLRLLKYTQLCLIHAGTGYGKTTSLATFLHDEALAASWYTIQDGDDALLAFVSCLVESVRQVHSDFGQVLREQLIRITEQIPLPALDSKVLAEWFVGECVQLQADHILVLDHFQRIDNGSDVDRFVQRLAEALPQKVKLVILTRSRPKWSNLDLLSARGECLELTTNDLSFTLEESEAFYSDQYDITLSEADWGRVEEVAQGWVMALRTFGEMVTRGQTVSDSLRELSRLLHLLEVEVWTQLHSGMQRFLMEAAVLEQFDLEDCKQILGEGRMEYLFEAQRCNLFLHVQAGSHYSFHPLFQRLLASKLAANQATYVHVNQKAAGWYRRKGDEAKAFGRLRLVEQWEVLGEWLCQASERLLQAGKLDFLYEWITLLPEPIKCEQHWLLFYQGEVERYRCLYAKAFSSYEQFLKQCEQKQDQIGLCRGLEGQARVHLDSVQGVRAEELLKRAIQLLPPFEQENEMAPRLYRLLAEIYTNRGDAKQAAAWYERSQELEQQTEVELESRLLFRTGRLQSSIHLLESKWQVEQRKHPPLTRSYRETSLLLSFVYALNGEWERGWEAAETAIQLGRVAHSPFVEANGYVRKAHAALISQTLPMDEIRQLYEKGLQIMEELQSTRGKSETLLGLTLLHAREKALDQALLYGNRGIQETEAMGDDWLGSLVRMAIGIAYAKYGKEEEAWATFTDCADRLSHCGDSYNVVICQLWLSFLAYRKKQWDLFVPVVTQALSLMKSGEYHFLLQRPTLLTPHDVQQLMPILIEAERRKVSPDYVSQLLNDLGLQNVTFHPGYTLRIQTLGAFRVWLGERELSEKAWQRGTAKLLFQLLLTKRHHLLAREEIMNRLWPDSVEEAAIRDFKVSLNALNKALEPDRAARTDTFFIQRHGSSYGFNLASGYHMDVEEFEKLVTLGLAESDRRQGAILLEKGLAYYLGDFMPECRYEDWCVEERERVQALFLRGAERVAKIMLEDGQLEKTIRWCEAILRVDDCWEESYRLLMTAYYQQNNRTQAIRWYEKCVAKLRENLAVAPMPATMETYLQIIEK; the protein is encoded by the coding sequence ATGATTCCAATTCACATCCCTATTTCCAAAATAACTCCTCCAGGACAGAAGCCCTATGTCTTACGGCGACCTGCATTGGCAAAAAAATTACGTTTGTTGAAATATACGCAGCTTTGTCTCATTCATGCAGGGACAGGCTATGGCAAAACGACATCTCTCGCTACATTTCTACATGATGAAGCACTGGCTGCGTCCTGGTATACCATTCAGGATGGAGACGATGCCCTTCTTGCGTTTGTCAGCTGTCTCGTCGAAAGCGTTCGTCAGGTTCATTCTGATTTTGGACAGGTATTGCGAGAGCAACTGATACGTATCACAGAACAAATTCCGTTGCCCGCCCTAGACAGTAAGGTACTGGCCGAGTGGTTCGTTGGGGAATGTGTTCAGCTTCAGGCGGACCACATTCTTGTTTTGGACCATTTCCAACGAATTGATAATGGAAGTGACGTCGATCGATTTGTTCAGCGGTTAGCCGAGGCTCTTCCACAAAAGGTCAAGCTGGTCATCCTAACGCGCTCTCGACCGAAATGGTCCAATCTCGACTTGTTGTCGGCAAGAGGAGAGTGTCTGGAACTAACAACAAATGACCTTTCTTTTACGTTGGAGGAGAGCGAAGCCTTTTATTCTGATCAATACGATATCACACTGTCCGAAGCAGATTGGGGCCGCGTCGAAGAGGTGGCGCAAGGCTGGGTGATGGCGCTGCGCACTTTTGGTGAAATGGTAACGAGGGGGCAGACTGTTTCTGACAGTCTGCGTGAGTTATCACGATTGCTGCATTTGCTGGAAGTAGAAGTCTGGACTCAGCTGCATTCAGGTATGCAGCGTTTCTTGATGGAGGCAGCGGTTCTCGAACAATTCGACCTGGAGGATTGCAAGCAAATACTAGGCGAAGGACGCATGGAGTATCTCTTTGAAGCGCAGCGTTGTAATCTTTTTCTGCATGTCCAGGCAGGATCTCATTATTCCTTTCATCCGCTGTTCCAACGTCTCCTGGCTAGCAAGCTGGCAGCTAATCAAGCGACGTACGTGCATGTCAATCAAAAGGCCGCAGGATGGTACAGACGTAAAGGAGACGAGGCAAAAGCTTTTGGGCGGTTGCGACTCGTCGAGCAGTGGGAGGTGCTGGGTGAATGGCTGTGCCAAGCATCGGAAAGGTTGCTGCAAGCAGGGAAGCTGGATTTTTTATACGAGTGGATAACGCTGTTACCAGAGCCCATCAAGTGCGAACAGCATTGGTTGTTGTTTTATCAGGGCGAAGTAGAACGTTATCGTTGTTTATATGCAAAGGCCTTTTCTTCTTATGAGCAATTTTTGAAACAATGTGAACAAAAACAAGATCAAATCGGTTTGTGCCGCGGGCTGGAAGGGCAGGCACGCGTCCATCTCGACAGCGTACAAGGCGTCCGGGCAGAAGAACTACTCAAGAGGGCGATTCAACTTTTGCCCCCATTTGAGCAAGAGAATGAGATGGCACCGAGGCTATACCGCTTGCTGGCAGAAATTTATACGAATCGCGGAGATGCCAAACAGGCGGCAGCTTGGTATGAACGGAGCCAGGAATTAGAGCAGCAGACGGAGGTTGAGCTGGAATCGCGCCTGTTGTTTCGTACTGGCCGATTGCAGTCCTCCATTCATCTCTTGGAGAGTAAGTGGCAGGTAGAACAGAGGAAGCATCCTCCGCTGACCAGATCGTATCGGGAAACCTCTTTGCTATTATCTTTCGTCTATGCTTTGAATGGGGAATGGGAGCGAGGATGGGAAGCAGCAGAAACTGCCATACAACTTGGACGTGTAGCGCATTCACCTTTTGTAGAGGCGAATGGCTATGTACGAAAAGCCCATGCGGCCCTCATCAGTCAAACATTGCCTATGGACGAGATTCGCCAGCTTTATGAAAAGGGTTTGCAAATCATGGAGGAGCTCCAGTCGACACGCGGAAAGTCAGAAACGCTTCTGGGACTAACCCTGCTTCACGCAAGAGAAAAGGCACTCGACCAAGCCCTTCTGTATGGTAACAGGGGAATACAGGAGACTGAGGCGATGGGCGACGATTGGTTAGGCAGTCTGGTACGCATGGCGATTGGGATTGCTTATGCCAAATACGGTAAAGAAGAGGAAGCATGGGCTACCTTCACCGATTGTGCCGACCGACTTAGTCACTGCGGAGATAGCTACAATGTCGTCATTTGCCAATTGTGGTTGAGCTTTTTGGCTTATCGCAAAAAACAATGGGATTTGTTTGTACCTGTAGTGACGCAAGCTCTGTCCTTGATGAAGTCTGGTGAATATCATTTCCTTTTGCAGAGACCTACCCTGCTTACACCGCATGATGTACAGCAGCTTATGCCGATTCTGATTGAGGCAGAGCGCCGAAAGGTATCGCCGGATTACGTCTCACAGCTGTTAAATGATTTGGGCTTGCAAAACGTGACATTCCACCCAGGCTATACCCTTCGTATTCAGACGCTGGGCGCTTTCCGTGTATGGCTGGGTGAGCGGGAACTGAGCGAAAAGGCATGGCAGCGGGGGACGGCCAAACTATTGTTTCAGCTTTTATTGACGAAGAGACATCATTTGTTAGCCCGGGAAGAAATCATGAACCGACTTTGGCCAGACAGTGTTGAGGAAGCGGCCATTCGCGATTTTAAAGTATCGCTGAATGCGTTGAACAAAGCCCTCGAGCCAGATCGTGCTGCCAGAACGGACACATTCTTCATTCAACGCCATGGCAGCTCTTACGGTTTCAATCTGGCATCGGGCTACCATATGGACGTCGAGGAATTCGAGAAGCTCGTTACACTCGGCTTGGCAGAATCAGATCGGCGTCAGGGGGCCATCCTTTTGGAAAAAGGGCTTGCGTATTACTTGGGCGATTTCATGCCAGAATGCCGTTATGAGGATTGGTGTGTAGAAGAGCGTGAGAGAGTGCAGGCGCTGTTTTTACGCGGAGCGGAGAGGGTAGCCAAAATCATGCTAGAGGACGGGCAATTGGAAAAAACGATCCGCTGGTGTGAAGCTATTCTGCGGGTGGACGATTGCTGGGAGGAGTCGTACCGCTTACTTATGACTGCGTATTATCAGCAAAATAATCGGACACAGGCAATCCGCTGGTATGAAAAATGTGTAGCAAAACTAAGGGAGAACCTCGCTGTCGCGCCAATGCCTGCAACCATGGAGACTTACCTTCAAATTATAGAGAAGTAA
- a CDS encoding YhcN/YlaJ family sporulation lipoprotein encodes MSGSIIAVLLFTGLVTGCSPNKEQGTEDQNGNQAKFESLGINIQNDNVGRDKGPAAMISQKRVHQREPQLMTYLEGRAEKLPGVADIKVLAYKDNLIVGVLPVDTPKPDEVNPRTSIPYTPGKIVRVDNGHPDSLHRRVVNRMRSSLQAETRFNILYVSTNRAVYDRIADLHSRITNGEHIHDEEFQVLLNDIGYTVIGYNLVD; translated from the coding sequence ATGAGTGGGAGTATCATTGCTGTACTCCTGTTTACCGGCTTGGTAACAGGGTGTTCGCCTAACAAAGAACAGGGCACCGAAGATCAGAACGGAAATCAGGCCAAATTTGAATCTCTCGGAATTAACATCCAGAACGATAACGTCGGTAGGGACAAAGGACCGGCAGCCATGATTAGCCAAAAGAGGGTTCATCAGCGAGAACCTCAGCTGATGACATACTTGGAAGGGCGTGCAGAAAAGCTGCCCGGTGTAGCCGATATCAAGGTGTTAGCTTACAAGGATAACTTGATTGTAGGTGTGCTGCCAGTTGATACACCAAAACCTGATGAGGTCAATCCGCGGACGTCGATCCCGTATACGCCTGGAAAAATTGTGCGAGTCGATAATGGACATCCAGATTCGCTGCACAGACGTGTTGTGAATCGGATGAGGTCAAGCTTACAGGCAGAAACACGCTTTAATATTTTGTACGTGTCTACCAACCGCGCTGTTTATGACCGAATCGCAGATTTGCATTCACGAATTACGAACGGAGAGCACATTCATGACGAGGAATTCCAAGTCCTGTTAAATGATATTGGATATACGGTTATTGGATATAATTTAGTGGATTGA
- a CDS encoding copper amine oxidase N-terminal domain-containing protein, which translates to MNVLLKKVTSLLLAIALVPMAAFSAAAAPAPAPVAPKAVQNTVKVEYNKKQIAFPDQAPIISQGRTLVPIRPIAESLGFEVKWNEKTRTVIINKGKDNIRLVVTQKIANKNGQTIKLDVPAQIVNQRTVVPVRFIAEALSYKVEWDPKTQTVLIADNVNSNPNGQQEKPKDPAKPAKDENKPDTQVTLFDKASIEGKKVSVFAYYQVTGKVEAGSEVVVILGDNTYEVTVNKDGTFKFQREGDFDGIRSFTLKAEKDGKQDTVDGEFIAP; encoded by the coding sequence GTGAATGTTTTGCTAAAAAAAGTTACCTCATTACTGCTAGCAATCGCCTTGGTACCGATGGCAGCGTTTTCTGCGGCGGCAGCGCCTGCACCTGCACCTGTGGCGCCTAAAGCCGTACAGAATACTGTTAAAGTGGAGTACAATAAAAAACAAATTGCGTTTCCTGACCAAGCACCTATTATCAGTCAGGGGCGTACACTGGTTCCGATTCGTCCGATTGCAGAGAGTCTTGGATTTGAAGTGAAATGGAATGAAAAAACTCGTACCGTTATCATCAACAAAGGGAAAGATAACATCAGATTGGTCGTTACTCAAAAAATTGCCAACAAAAATGGACAAACCATCAAACTCGACGTACCTGCACAGATTGTGAACCAGCGTACGGTAGTACCTGTTCGTTTCATCGCGGAAGCTCTGAGCTACAAGGTGGAGTGGGACCCGAAGACACAAACGGTATTGATTGCGGATAATGTGAATAGCAACCCAAATGGACAACAGGAAAAGCCAAAAGATCCAGCAAAGCCTGCAAAAGACGAGAACAAACCCGATACACAAGTAACATTGTTCGATAAAGCGAGTATTGAGGGTAAAAAAGTAAGCGTCTTTGCTTATTATCAAGTTACCGGGAAGGTTGAAGCAGGCTCAGAAGTTGTCGTCATCCTAGGAGATAACACATATGAGGTTACAGTAAATAAGGATGGCACTTTCAAGTTCCAACGCGAAGGTGACTTTGATGGCATTCGTAGCTTCACTTTAAAAGCAGAAAAAGATGGAAAACAAGATACAGTAGATGGTGAGTTTATCGCTCCATAA